The Streptomyces sp. RKAG293 genome includes a region encoding these proteins:
- a CDS encoding LysR family transcriptional regulator, translating to MSSDSATGDRVPRAGLGHRVPDLGAMELLLAVARLGSLGRAARELGISQPAASSRVRAVERQLGVALVNRSPTGSTLTDAGALVTEWARRVVESAEAFDAGARALRTRRDSRLRVAASMTIAEYLLPGWLIVLHGRHPDTAVSLFAGNSADVAERVIGGGADLGFVEGTDVPNGLDAAVIAHDRLVVVVAPSHRWARRRKPLSAAELSATAFILREQGSGTRQVLDAALAGHGGLAVPLLELASTTALKGATLSGAGPAVLSELAVADELAARRLVEVPVEGIALERVLRAVWPTGHRPTGPARDLLSLTRRPA from the coding sequence ATGAGTTCAGACAGCGCCACCGGTGACCGCGTCCCCCGGGCGGGCCTGGGCCACCGGGTGCCCGACCTCGGCGCGATGGAGCTGCTGCTCGCCGTCGCCCGGCTCGGCAGCCTCGGCCGGGCCGCCCGTGAGCTGGGCATCAGCCAGCCGGCCGCGAGCAGCCGGGTGCGGGCCGTGGAACGGCAGCTGGGCGTCGCGCTGGTGAACCGCTCGCCCACCGGGTCCACCCTCACCGACGCGGGCGCGCTGGTCACCGAATGGGCGCGCCGGGTCGTGGAGTCGGCGGAGGCGTTCGACGCCGGAGCACGGGCGCTGCGCACCCGCCGTGACTCGCGGCTGCGGGTCGCGGCGAGCATGACCATCGCCGAGTACCTGCTGCCGGGGTGGCTCATCGTGCTGCACGGCCGGCACCCCGACACCGCCGTGTCGCTGTTCGCCGGGAACTCGGCGGACGTCGCGGAACGGGTCATCGGCGGCGGCGCCGACCTCGGATTCGTCGAGGGGACGGATGTGCCGAACGGTCTGGACGCGGCGGTCATCGCGCACGACCGGCTGGTCGTCGTGGTCGCGCCGTCGCACCGCTGGGCGCGACGGCGCAAGCCGCTGTCCGCGGCCGAGCTCTCCGCCACCGCCTTCATCCTGCGCGAGCAGGGCTCGGGCACCCGCCAGGTGCTGGACGCCGCCCTCGCGGGACACGGCGGCCTCGCCGTACCGCTGCTCGAACTCGCCTCGACCACCGCGCTCAAGGGCGCCACGCTGAGCGGCGCGGGCCCGGCCGTGCTCAGCGAGCTGGCGGTGGCCGACGAGCTGGCCGCCCGCCGGCTCGTCGAGGTCCCGGTGGAGGGCATCGCGCTGGAACGCGTCCTGCGCGCCGTCTGGCCCACCGGCCACCGCCCGACGGGACCGGCCCGCGACCTGCTGTCCCTCACCCGCCGGCCGGCGTGA
- a CDS encoding DUF2510 domain-containing protein, with protein MTTPPGWYPEPGHTGNGPALERWWDGAAWSEYTRTAQAPADQAAAPGIPSYAAYPGGSVPDRPARRGGVIAIGVIAVLVLVGGVVGGVVMLKDSGGDKGSDHAAPSTSAPSTPGDGPSGSDGPSQGPDQAPQTSGVVVDALDKISLPILPGWQGKAGAGGAGLTIGGYPCVSDPAKNCVRGGVFSAPAVAFKLKSTTPEAAAKEDIPVNAEQSYEGGLTSHKELLSQPVTVAGQQGYLVRWQVVTKVGDDGYVQSLVFPSPASPQQLVVVRYGFDINAKAPGPEAMDRITKGIKAASGSGGTGGTGV; from the coding sequence ATGACGACCCCGCCCGGCTGGTATCCAGAGCCCGGGCACACAGGCAACGGCCCGGCCCTGGAACGGTGGTGGGACGGCGCCGCGTGGAGCGAGTACACGCGGACCGCCCAGGCCCCGGCCGACCAGGCCGCGGCCCCCGGCATCCCGTCCTACGCCGCCTATCCCGGTGGCAGCGTGCCGGACCGGCCGGCCCGCAGGGGAGGCGTGATCGCGATCGGCGTCATCGCCGTCCTCGTCCTCGTCGGCGGTGTGGTCGGCGGCGTCGTCATGCTGAAGGACAGCGGCGGTGACAAGGGCTCGGACCACGCGGCCCCGTCCACCAGCGCGCCGAGCACCCCGGGCGACGGGCCGAGCGGTTCGGACGGGCCGTCGCAGGGCCCCGACCAGGCACCCCAGACCAGTGGTGTCGTCGTGGACGCCCTGGACAAGATCAGTCTGCCGATCCTGCCCGGCTGGCAGGGCAAGGCCGGCGCCGGCGGCGCGGGCCTGACCATCGGCGGCTACCCGTGCGTCTCCGACCCGGCCAAGAACTGCGTCCGCGGCGGAGTGTTCTCCGCGCCCGCCGTGGCGTTCAAGCTCAAGAGCACGACGCCCGAGGCCGCCGCCAAGGAGGACATCCCGGTCAACGCGGAGCAGTCCTACGAGGGCGGGCTCACCTCCCACAAGGAGCTGCTCTCGCAGCCGGTCACCGTCGCCGGACAGCAGGGGTACCTGGTGCGCTGGCAGGTCGTGACGAAGGTCGGCGACGACGGCTACGTCCAGTCGCTGGTCTTCCCGTCACCGGCCAGTCCGCAGCAGCTCGTCGTGGTCCGCTACGGCTTCGACATCAACGCGAAGGCCCCCGGTCCCGAGGCCATGGACCGGATCACCAAGGGCATCAAGGCCGCCAGTGGTTCCGGCGGCACGGGCGGCACCGGCGTCTGA
- a CDS encoding amino acid deaminase/aldolase, giving the protein MSDPAADRVRYDRATAHLDAPVAIVDLEAFDANAADLTRRAGGKPIRVASKSVRCRALLERVLARDGFAGIMSFTLDESLWLARAGFDDVLLAYPSADRDGFAELAGDPKLAAAVTVMVDDITQLDLIDAARRGGSERIRVCLELDTSLRMLGGRVRIGALRSPLREPGQLADLARAIARRPGFRLAGIMAYEGHVAGVGDSLAGRPVRSRVIRLMQAAARKELAVRRAEVVRAVRAVAPELEFVNGGGTGSVQHTAAEDAVTEIAAGSGLFVPRLFDNYTSFRGRPAALFAQPVVRRPGVGIVTVLGGGYPASGAAGPDRLPVPYLPQGLRYDPQEGPGEVQTPLLGSPADDLLIGDKVWFRHAKAGELCERFAELQLVEGDRITATVPTYRGEGKTFL; this is encoded by the coding sequence ATGTCTGATCCCGCAGCCGACCGCGTCCGGTACGACCGGGCCACCGCCCATCTCGACGCCCCGGTCGCCATCGTCGACCTGGAGGCGTTCGACGCCAACGCCGCCGATCTGACCCGCCGGGCCGGCGGGAAGCCGATCCGGGTGGCGTCCAAGTCGGTGCGGTGCCGGGCGCTGCTGGAACGCGTGCTGGCTCGTGACGGGTTCGCGGGCATCATGTCGTTCACCCTGGACGAGTCGCTGTGGCTGGCGCGGGCGGGCTTCGACGACGTGCTGCTGGCGTACCCCTCCGCGGACCGCGACGGCTTCGCGGAGCTGGCCGGGGATCCCAAACTGGCCGCCGCCGTGACGGTGATGGTCGACGACATCACCCAGCTGGACCTGATCGACGCGGCCCGCCGCGGCGGCTCGGAGCGGATCAGGGTCTGCCTGGAACTCGACACGTCGCTGCGGATGCTGGGCGGCCGGGTACGGATCGGCGCGCTGCGGTCCCCGCTGCGGGAGCCCGGGCAACTGGCCGACCTGGCGCGGGCGATCGCCCGCCGGCCCGGATTCCGGCTGGCCGGGATCATGGCGTACGAGGGCCATGTGGCCGGGGTCGGCGACTCGCTGGCGGGCCGGCCGGTGCGCTCGCGGGTGATCCGGCTGATGCAGGCCGCCGCGCGCAAGGAACTGGCGGTCCGGCGGGCCGAGGTGGTGCGGGCGGTGCGGGCCGTCGCCCCCGAGCTGGAGTTCGTCAACGGTGGCGGGACCGGCAGTGTGCAGCACACGGCGGCGGAGGACGCGGTCACCGAGATCGCGGCCGGCTCCGGGCTGTTCGTGCCGCGGCTGTTCGACAACTACACGTCGTTCCGGGGGCGTCCGGCGGCGCTGTTCGCACAGCCGGTGGTGCGCCGTCCCGGCGTGGGCATCGTGACCGTGCTGGGCGGCGGCTATCCGGCGTCGGGCGCCGCGGGCCCCGACCGGCTGCCCGTGCCGTACCTTCCGCAGGGCCTGCGCTACGACCCGCAGGAGGGTCCCGGCGAGGTGCAGACGCCGCTGCTCGGATCGCCCGCGGACGATCTGCTGATCGGCGACAAGGTGTGGTTCCGGCACGCCAAGGCCGGGGAGCTGTGCGAGCGCTTCGCCGAGCTGCAGCTCGTGGAGGGCGACCGGATCACCGCGACGGTGCCGACCTACCGGGGCGAGGGCAAGACGTTCCTGTGA
- a CDS encoding ABC transporter permease/substrate binding protein, with the protein MPRLQLGDWIDSAVTYLRDHFAWLFDIITNVVSGMYDGLDAVLGAPAPLLLAGIFAVVALWLRGPTAAVLTFAGFALIDSIEQWDQAMATLSLVLVATVITIVLAIPLGIWAARNRTVSTVLRPVLDFMQTMPAFVYLIPGIFFFGVGQVPGVISCIVFAIPPGVRMTELGIRQVDGELIEAAEAFGTTSRNILLRVQLPLALPTIMAGINQVIMLGLSMVVIAGMVGGGGLGASVFTAISQVNIGLGFEGGISVVILAMYLDRMTSSLGTRVSPLGRRATAALTSLRGASIWNYRPQTSIAVVGVVVLALVAGGMNIFGGSADTNTAVAGKNVGNGRAVNIGYIPWDEGIASSFLWKEALEERGYQPKLSQYDVGPLYTGLSAGKVDFQTDAWLPTTHQSYWDKYKDNLDDLGSWYGPTSLELSVPSYVKGVDSLADLKGQGGKFKGRIIGIEPGAGMMKALNDKVLKQYGLEGEYQVTTGSTASMLAQLDRSLKAKEPVVVTLWSPHWAYSKYDLKKLKDPKGAWGAGDGLHTLTHKGFAAKEPQIAQWLKDFKLTEPQLSSLEAAIQDAGQNHEQDGVRAWLKKNPGLIDKIAPVKKPAAAAKG; encoded by the coding sequence ATGCCTAGACTCCAGCTCGGCGACTGGATCGACAGCGCCGTCACCTATCTCCGTGACCACTTCGCCTGGCTCTTCGACATCATCACCAACGTCGTGTCCGGTATGTACGACGGCCTGGACGCCGTGCTCGGCGCGCCGGCACCGCTGCTGCTCGCGGGGATCTTCGCGGTCGTCGCCCTGTGGCTGCGCGGGCCGACCGCGGCCGTGCTCACCTTCGCCGGCTTCGCGCTCATCGACTCGATCGAGCAGTGGGACCAGGCGATGGCGACCCTGTCGCTGGTGCTCGTCGCCACGGTGATCACCATCGTGCTCGCGATACCGCTCGGCATCTGGGCGGCCCGCAACCGCACCGTCAGCACGGTGCTGCGGCCGGTACTGGACTTCATGCAGACGATGCCCGCTTTCGTCTATCTGATCCCGGGCATCTTCTTCTTCGGCGTCGGCCAGGTGCCCGGCGTCATCTCCTGCATCGTCTTCGCGATCCCGCCGGGCGTCCGGATGACCGAACTGGGCATCCGGCAGGTCGACGGCGAGCTCATCGAGGCCGCAGAGGCGTTCGGCACCACCTCGCGCAACATCCTGCTGCGGGTGCAGCTGCCGCTCGCGCTGCCGACCATCATGGCCGGCATCAACCAGGTCATCATGCTGGGCCTGTCCATGGTCGTGATCGCGGGCATGGTCGGCGGCGGAGGCCTGGGCGCATCGGTCTTCACCGCGATCAGCCAGGTCAACATCGGGCTGGGCTTCGAGGGCGGCATCTCCGTCGTCATCCTGGCCATGTATCTGGACCGGATGACCTCCTCGCTCGGCACCCGGGTCTCACCGCTCGGCCGCCGCGCCACCGCGGCCCTGACGTCGCTGCGTGGCGCCAGCATCTGGAACTACCGGCCGCAGACCAGCATCGCGGTCGTCGGTGTGGTCGTCCTCGCCCTCGTCGCGGGCGGCATGAACATCTTCGGCGGCTCGGCGGACACGAACACCGCCGTCGCGGGCAAGAACGTCGGCAACGGCCGCGCGGTGAACATCGGCTACATCCCGTGGGACGAGGGCATCGCGTCCAGCTTCCTGTGGAAGGAAGCGCTGGAGGAGCGCGGCTACCAGCCCAAACTCTCGCAGTACGACGTCGGTCCGCTCTACACCGGGCTGTCCGCCGGGAAGGTGGACTTCCAGACCGACGCCTGGCTGCCGACCACCCACCAGTCGTACTGGGACAAGTACAAGGACAACCTGGACGACCTGGGCTCCTGGTACGGCCCGACCTCCCTCGAACTCTCCGTCCCCTCCTACGTCAAGGGCGTCGACTCGCTGGCCGACCTCAAGGGGCAGGGCGGCAAGTTCAAGGGCCGGATCATCGGCATCGAGCCGGGCGCCGGCATGATGAAGGCGCTCAACGACAAGGTCCTCAAGCAGTACGGCCTGGAGGGCGAGTACCAGGTCACCACCGGCAGCACCGCGAGCATGCTCGCCCAGCTCGACCGGTCCCTGAAGGCCAAGGAGCCCGTCGTCGTCACCCTGTGGTCCCCGCACTGGGCCTACAGCAAGTACGACCTGAAGAAGCTCAAGGACCCGAAGGGCGCCTGGGGCGCCGGTGACGGCCTGCACACCCTGACCCACAAGGGCTTCGCGGCCAAGGAACCGCAGATCGCCCAGTGGCTCAAGGACTTCAAGCTCACCGAGCCACAGCTCAGCAGCCTGGAGGCGGCCATCCAGGACGCCGGACAGAACCATGAGCAGGACGGCGTGCGCGCCTGGCTCAAGAAGAACCCCGGCCTGATCGACAAGATCGCGCCGGTGAAGAAGCCGGCTGCGGCCGCCAAGGGCTGA
- a CDS encoding SseB family protein, which yields MSLKNIPDPGFADDDGSADAALATALAAYADDSRTEPGVLAALPGARLLVPVVAVLGEVETGPDGLRREKTSDMAVPTIQAADGRRALPAFTSVESLARWRPDARPVAVPLHQALQALAHEKADTLLIDMAGPAPYALTGPALRAVALGRAHVDPLGDPEVLGALRAAVAAEPGVLRAYLSPAGTSDGTLGLVLAPDAAVAEVARRIATALSADEVLRSRLVRGLDLALLGPDAEVSGEPLFTR from the coding sequence GTGTCACTCAAGAATATCCCCGACCCTGGCTTCGCCGACGACGACGGTTCGGCCGACGCGGCGCTGGCCACCGCACTCGCCGCCTACGCCGACGACAGCCGGACCGAGCCCGGTGTACTCGCCGCGCTGCCCGGCGCCCGTCTGCTGGTCCCCGTGGTGGCCGTACTGGGCGAGGTGGAGACCGGCCCTGACGGTCTGCGCCGCGAGAAGACCAGCGACATGGCGGTACCCACGATCCAGGCCGCCGACGGCCGGCGGGCGCTGCCCGCCTTCACCTCCGTCGAATCCCTCGCCCGCTGGCGCCCCGACGCCCGGCCGGTCGCCGTCCCGCTGCACCAGGCGCTCCAGGCCCTCGCGCACGAGAAGGCCGACACCCTGCTGATCGACATGGCGGGACCGGCCCCGTACGCCCTCACCGGCCCGGCGCTGCGCGCCGTCGCCCTGGGACGTGCGCACGTGGACCCGCTCGGCGATCCTGAGGTGCTCGGCGCGCTGCGCGCGGCCGTCGCCGCCGAACCGGGGGTGCTGCGCGCGTATCTGTCCCCGGCCGGCACCTCGGACGGCACCCTCGGCCTGGTCCTCGCCCCGGACGCGGCGGTGGCCGAGGTGGCCCGGCGGATCGCCACCGCCCTGTCGGCCGACGAGGTGCTGCGGTCCCGGCTGGTCCGCGGGCTCGACCTCGCGCTGCTGGGGCCGGATGCCGAGGTGTCGGGCGAGCCGCTGTTCACGCGCTGA
- a CDS encoding serine hydrolase, translating into MRPHNRHRTRHTGRTVIIATIAAVVLAGGGVVAGVHAMARPPAGAEVRPAASSGAAQPAGEGGESMPTGASAADRDQELSDALGTVADSTDADFSVAVLDTASGAQAVYGDGTYDTASIVKVDILAALLLTAQDAGRGLTAQETANATVMIEQSDNDAATALWHSVGRADGLAEANERLGLTGTEGGDGDLWGLTRTTAADQLRLLRAVFGADSPLDADSRRYLQGLMGRISDGQDWGVTAAAVPASDTALKNGWLQRSTTGLWDINSIGQVATDRSTYLVAVLTSGNTTQAAGIALAEDVAQAAVGAFE; encoded by the coding sequence ATGCGACCTCACAACCGGCACCGGACCCGTCATACCGGCCGCACCGTCATCATCGCGACCATCGCGGCCGTCGTACTGGCGGGTGGCGGGGTGGTGGCGGGCGTCCACGCGATGGCGCGGCCGCCGGCCGGGGCAGAGGTGCGTCCGGCCGCCTCCTCCGGTGCGGCGCAGCCGGCCGGGGAGGGTGGGGAGAGCATGCCGACCGGGGCATCCGCGGCGGACCGGGACCAGGAGCTGAGCGACGCGCTCGGCACCGTGGCCGACTCGACCGACGCCGACTTCTCCGTCGCCGTGCTGGACACCGCGTCCGGCGCGCAGGCGGTGTACGGGGACGGGACGTACGACACGGCGAGCATCGTCAAGGTCGACATCCTCGCGGCACTGCTGCTGACGGCGCAGGACGCCGGGCGCGGTCTCACCGCCCAGGAGACGGCGAACGCCACCGTCATGATCGAGCAGAGCGACAACGACGCCGCGACCGCGCTCTGGCACTCCGTCGGCCGCGCGGACGGCCTCGCCGAGGCCAACGAACGCCTCGGGCTGACCGGGACCGAGGGCGGCGACGGCGATCTGTGGGGGCTCACCAGGACCACGGCCGCCGACCAGCTGCGGCTGCTGCGGGCGGTGTTCGGTGCCGACTCACCGCTGGACGCCGACTCGCGCAGGTATCTGCAGGGGCTGATGGGGCGGATATCCGACGGTCAGGACTGGGGCGTCACGGCGGCGGCGGTGCCGGCGTCCGACACCGCGCTCAAGAACGGCTGGCTGCAGCGCAGCACGACCGGGCTGTGGGACATCAACAGCATCGGCCAGGTCGCCACGGATCGGAGCACCTATCTCGTCGCGGTCCTGACCAGTGGAAACACCACTCAGGCCGCGGGGATCGCGCTGGCAGAGGACGTCGCGCAGGCGGCGGTGGGCGCGTTCGAGTAG
- a CDS encoding TDT family transporter: protein MATTLAPVRARALHDLEIRSGALRHLGPNWYATMMGTAIVANAGAALPVRVPGLHTACTVVWAFSAVLLAALLTARAGHWLRHGDQARRHLLDPAVAPFYGCLPMALLAVGAGTLSLGSPVIGRTAAIAADSVLWTAGTVSGLLIAAAIPYLMITRHRVEPGSASPVWLLPVVAPMVSAALGPALIPHLPAGQWQEAMLLGCYAMFGLSLLGTLVMLPLIWGRLVQHGPLPLALTPTLFLVLGPLGQSTTAVNQLADTAPGVVQAPYAAAMSAFAVLYGVPVMGFALLWLALAAALVVRAARRGMPFAMTWWAFTFPVGTCVTGAAGLARHTGLDAFTWLAAGLYALLVAAWAVAGTRTVRGLLSGSLLAAPR, encoded by the coding sequence ATGGCAACCACCCTCGCCCCTGTACGGGCCCGCGCTCTCCACGATCTGGAGATCCGCTCCGGCGCCCTGCGTCACCTCGGACCCAACTGGTACGCCACCATGATGGGCACCGCCATCGTCGCCAACGCGGGCGCCGCGCTGCCGGTGCGCGTCCCCGGTCTGCACACCGCCTGCACCGTCGTCTGGGCGTTCTCCGCCGTTCTGCTGGCCGCGCTGCTCACCGCCCGCGCCGGGCACTGGCTCCGCCACGGCGACCAGGCCCGCCGGCATCTGCTGGACCCGGCCGTCGCCCCGTTCTACGGGTGTCTGCCGATGGCACTGCTCGCGGTGGGGGCCGGCACGCTGAGCCTGGGCTCCCCCGTGATCGGGCGGACCGCCGCGATCGCCGCGGACTCCGTGCTCTGGACGGCGGGCACCGTCAGCGGGCTGCTGATCGCGGCGGCGATCCCGTATCTGATGATCACCCGGCACCGCGTCGAGCCGGGCAGCGCCTCTCCCGTCTGGCTGCTGCCGGTGGTCGCGCCAATGGTGTCGGCCGCGCTCGGCCCGGCGCTGATCCCCCATCTGCCGGCCGGCCAGTGGCAGGAGGCGATGCTGCTGGGCTGCTACGCGATGTTCGGGCTGAGCCTGCTGGGCACCCTGGTGATGCTGCCGCTGATCTGGGGCCGGCTCGTGCAGCACGGGCCGCTGCCGCTCGCGCTGACCCCGACGCTCTTCCTGGTCCTCGGCCCGCTCGGCCAGTCCACGACGGCCGTCAACCAGCTCGCCGACACCGCACCGGGCGTCGTCCAGGCACCGTACGCGGCGGCCATGAGCGCGTTCGCCGTGCTGTACGGGGTGCCGGTGATGGGCTTCGCCCTGCTCTGGCTGGCGCTGGCCGCGGCACTGGTGGTGCGGGCGGCGCGCCGCGGGATGCCGTTCGCGATGACGTGGTGGGCCTTCACCTTCCCCGTCGGCACCTGTGTCACGGGCGCCGCGGGGCTGGCCCGGCACACCGGCCTCGACGCCTTCACATGGCTCGCGGCCGGGCTGTACGCCCTCCTCGTGGCGGCCTGGGCGGTGGCGGGGACGCGGACGGTGCGCGGGCTGCTCAGCGGGTCGCTGCTCGCAGCGCCGCGCTGA
- a CDS encoding MIP family channel protein: protein MDKRTVTCEFLGTLLLVFFAVGSAVLAGEYIGTLGIALAFGFTLLALAYALGPISGCHVNPAVTLGMLVAGRISVRTAVEYWVAQLLGGIAGAALLFLVAKQVPGLKTSGAFGTNGYGSRSAVGINIGGAFVVEVVLTFLLVFVVLSVTHKVAVFGFDGLPIGLALAAIHLVGIPLTGTSVNPARSLGPALFAGGAALSQLWLFLVAPLIGGALAALVHHVTHPPTAARHGGLRVDDHADHADQAARDAGDTGAERPETA, encoded by the coding sequence ATGGACAAGCGGACAGTGACCTGTGAATTCCTGGGCACGCTGCTGCTGGTCTTCTTCGCCGTCGGATCCGCGGTACTGGCGGGTGAGTACATCGGCACCCTCGGCATCGCGCTCGCCTTCGGCTTCACACTGCTGGCGCTGGCCTACGCGCTCGGCCCGATCTCCGGCTGCCATGTGAACCCGGCCGTCACCCTCGGCATGCTGGTCGCCGGGCGCATCAGCGTCCGGACGGCCGTCGAGTACTGGGTCGCCCAGCTGCTGGGCGGCATCGCGGGCGCCGCGCTGCTCTTCCTGGTGGCCAAGCAGGTGCCGGGGCTGAAGACCAGCGGGGCGTTCGGCACCAACGGCTACGGCAGCCGGTCCGCGGTCGGCATCAACATCGGCGGCGCGTTCGTCGTCGAGGTGGTGCTGACGTTCCTGCTGGTGTTCGTGGTGCTCTCCGTCACGCACAAGGTGGCGGTGTTCGGCTTCGACGGCCTGCCGATCGGCCTGGCGCTGGCCGCGATCCACCTGGTCGGCATCCCGCTGACCGGGACCTCGGTGAACCCGGCGCGCAGCCTCGGCCCCGCCCTCTTCGCGGGCGGAGCCGCGCTGTCGCAGCTGTGGCTGTTCCTCGTGGCGCCGCTGATCGGCGGCGCGCTGGCGGCGCTGGTGCACCATGTGACCCACCCGCCGACGGCCGCGCGGCACGGCGGCCTCCGGGTGGACGACCACGCCGACCACGCCGATCAGGCCGCCCGGGATGCCGGGGACACCGGGGCGGAACGGCCGGAGACGGCCTGA
- a CDS encoding helical backbone metal receptor, protein MTHRPAVRRVVSLVPSLTEAVAATAPGLLVGATDWCSHPPGLEVTRIGGTKNPDLARIAALAPDLVIANEEENRAPDLDGLRAAGVPVLVTEIRDLDQAFAELHRVLVDGCGLERPGWLDEAEAAWGAPPVPERRLRAVVPIWRRPWMVLGRDTFAGDLLARLGVDNVYAAHADRYPPIPVEELRAAGADLVVLPDEPYAFTADDGPEAFPGLPAALVGGRHLTWYGPSLTAAPAAISAALRAATR, encoded by the coding sequence GTGACTCATCGTCCTGCCGTACGGCGCGTGGTTTCGCTCGTCCCCTCCCTGACCGAGGCGGTGGCGGCGACCGCCCCCGGGCTGCTGGTCGGCGCGACCGACTGGTGCAGCCACCCGCCCGGTCTCGAGGTGACCCGGATCGGCGGGACCAAGAACCCGGACCTCGCCCGGATCGCCGCCCTCGCACCCGACCTCGTGATCGCCAACGAGGAGGAGAACCGCGCACCCGACCTCGACGGGCTGCGGGCCGCCGGGGTGCCGGTCCTGGTCACCGAGATCCGCGACCTCGACCAGGCCTTCGCCGAGCTCCACCGGGTGCTGGTCGACGGCTGCGGTCTGGAACGTCCCGGCTGGCTCGACGAGGCCGAAGCGGCCTGGGGCGCGCCGCCCGTCCCCGAGCGGCGGCTGCGGGCGGTCGTCCCGATCTGGCGGCGGCCCTGGATGGTGCTCGGCCGGGACACCTTCGCGGGCGATCTGCTCGCCCGGCTGGGCGTGGACAACGTGTACGCGGCGCACGCCGACCGCTATCCGCCGATCCCCGTCGAGGAGCTGCGCGCCGCCGGCGCCGATCTGGTGGTGCTGCCCGACGAGCCGTACGCCTTCACCGCCGACGACGGCCCGGAGGCCTTCCCCGGCCTGCCCGCCGCGCTCGTCGGCGGCCGTCACCTCACCTGGTACGGCCCCTCGCTCACGGCCGCGCCCGCCGCGATCAGCGCGGCGCTGCGAGCAGCGACCCGCTGA
- the mycP gene encoding type VII secretion-associated serine protease mycosin yields MVRRSAALGRTAAALLGALLAVLPAASARADSVRDAEWTLDALHAHDAWRTSQGAGVTVAVLDTGVDGTHPDLAGQVLPGNDLIGFGSGPGDSTWAKHGTGMAAIIAGHGHGPGYSQGVLGIAPRAKILPVRVILEEKDPRRDEARASRGKAVPDGIRWAADHGAGVINLSLGDDSATAVPTADYDNAIQYALGKGVVVVASAGNGGEQADRSSYPAAYPGVIAVAAVDRVGAHASFSTRRWYASVSAPGVDVILADPNRKYYEGWGTSPASAYVSGAVALIRSAYPKLSPAQIKQLLESTTRERPAGGRSDAVGTGLMDPAAALKAAAKLEPRAEAPTPAPSARRYFGAGPTITLSPAADGGGLGDGVAVTCALLGGVLVGAAALLWFRPRLGRSRRRATHGIPT; encoded by the coding sequence ATCGTGAGGAGATCGGCCGCCCTCGGGCGTACCGCCGCCGCCCTGCTGGGAGCCCTGCTCGCCGTGCTGCCGGCCGCGTCCGCCCGCGCCGACTCGGTCCGCGACGCGGAATGGACGCTGGACGCCCTGCACGCGCACGACGCCTGGCGCACGAGCCAGGGCGCCGGCGTCACCGTCGCCGTACTGGACACCGGTGTCGACGGCACCCACCCCGACCTGGCGGGACAGGTCCTGCCCGGCAACGACCTCATCGGCTTCGGATCAGGTCCCGGCGACAGCACGTGGGCCAAGCACGGCACCGGCATGGCCGCCATCATCGCGGGCCACGGCCATGGCCCCGGGTACTCGCAGGGCGTCCTCGGCATCGCGCCCCGGGCCAAGATCCTGCCGGTCCGGGTGATCCTGGAGGAGAAGGACCCCCGGCGCGACGAAGCCCGCGCGAGCAGGGGAAAGGCGGTTCCTGACGGGATCCGCTGGGCCGCCGACCACGGAGCCGGCGTCATCAACCTGTCGCTCGGCGACGACAGCGCGACCGCCGTGCCCACCGCGGACTACGACAACGCGATCCAGTACGCCCTCGGCAAGGGCGTGGTAGTCGTCGCGTCGGCGGGCAACGGCGGCGAGCAGGCGGACCGCTCCTCGTACCCGGCCGCCTACCCGGGGGTGATCGCGGTCGCGGCCGTGGACCGGGTCGGCGCGCACGCCTCGTTCTCCACCCGGCGCTGGTACGCCTCCGTCTCGGCGCCCGGTGTCGACGTCATCCTGGCCGACCCCAACCGCAAGTACTACGAAGGGTGGGGGACCAGCCCCGCCTCGGCGTACGTCTCCGGCGCGGTGGCCCTGATCCGCTCCGCCTACCCGAAGCTGAGCCCCGCGCAGATCAAGCAGCTCCTGGAGAGCACCACCCGTGAGCGGCCGGCCGGCGGCCGCAGCGACGCGGTCGGCACCGGTCTGATGGACCCGGCCGCGGCGCTCAAGGCGGCGGCGAAGCTCGAACCCCGGGCCGAGGCGCCGACCCCGGCCCCCTCGGCGCGGCGGTACTTCGGCGCCGGCCCGACGATCACGCTCTCGCCGGCCGCGGACGGCGGCGGTCTCGGCGACGGGGTGGCGGTCACCTGTGCACTGCTGGGCGGAGTCCTGGTCGGCGCGGCGGCGCTGCTCTGGTTCCGCCCCCGCCTCGGCCGGTCACGGCGCCGGGCGACGCACGGAATCCCTACCTGA